In the genome of Tsukamurella paurometabola DSM 20162, the window TGGAATTCGGTCTGGACGGCGTCACGTATGAAATCGATCTTTCGGCGAAGAACGCGGCGCAGCTGCGAGAGTCGCTCGATACCTGGATCGCGAGTGCGCGCCGCAGTGGTGGCCGCAAGCGCGGCGCCCGTGCCGCGTCCGCCCCGCGCGGCCGCACCCCGATCGACCGTTCGCAGAGCGCCGCGATCCGGGACTGGGCTCGCGGCGCCGGCCTGAAGGTGAACGACCGTGGCCGGATCAGCCAGGACGTGATCGACGCCTACAACGAGGCCAACTAGAACTTCCCCGCTTCGCCCCGGTGCGCCGCCGCGCACCGGGGCGACGTGCGTTTCACGCGAGTCCGACGCCGATCACGCCCGTTTTCGCTCACGGCGGAACGGGGATCAAATCCCGCCGGGGGTGCGTTTGACCTGGTGTATCCGGAGCTGACGGCGAAGGAGAACGGGCTCCAGCCCGCTCAGGGGGCACGCGCCCCAACCCCGCCGATCAGTGAAGAACTACAGTGAGAAGACGTCAAGTGCAGACGGCTAGCTACGGGACACGCCGCCAGCTTGTCCCCGTCGTAACCGGGATGTGAGGAAAATGGCCATGTTCGAGAGGTTCACCGACCGCGCTCGTCGCGTCGTCGTCCTGGCGCAAGAAGAAGCCAGGATGCTCAATCACAACTACATCGGCACCGAGCACATCCTGCTGGGCCTCATCCACGAGGGTGAGGGCGTGGCCGCGAAGGCTCTCGAGTCGCTGGGCATCTCCCTGGAGGGTGTGCGCAGCCAGGTCGAGGAGATCGTCGGGCAGGGGCAGCAGGCCCCGTCCGGCCACATCCCCTTCACGCCGCGTGCCAAGAAGGTCCTTGAGCTCTCGCTCCGCGAGGCGCTGCAGCTGGGCCACAACTACATCGGTACCGAGCACATCCTGCTCGGCCTGATCCGCGAGGGCGAGGGCGTGGCCGCCCAGGTCCTGGTGAAGCTGGGCGCCGATCTCAACCGCGTGCGCCAGCAGGTCATCCAGCTGCTGTCGGGCTATCAGGGCAAGGAGGGCGGCGAGCCCGCCGGCGCCGGTGCCCGCGCCTCCAGCGGTGGCGAGGCCGGCACCCCGTCGACCTCTCTGGTCCTCGACCAGTTCGGCCGGAACCTGACCGCCGCGGCGGCCCAGGGCAAGCTGGACCCGGTGATCGGCCGGTCCAAAGAGATCGAGCGCATCATGCAGGTGCTCTCCCGGCGCACCAAGAACAACCCGGTGCTGATCGGTGAGCCCGGCGTCGGTAAGACCGCCGTGGTCGAGGGCCTCGCGCAGGCCATCGTCAACGGCAACGTTCCGGAGACGCTCAAGGACAAGCAGCTCTACACCCTGGACCTCGGGTCCCTGGTGGCAGGCTCGCGCTACCGCGGTGACTTCGAGGAGCGCCTGCGCAAGGTGCTCAAGGAGATCGACACGCGCGGCGACATCATCCTGTTCATCGACGAGCTGCACACGCTCGTGGGAGCCGGAGCCGCGGAAGGCGCCATTGACGCCGCGTCGATCCTCAAGCCCAAGCTCGCCCGTGGTGAACTGCAGACCATCGGCGCCACCACGCTCGACGAGTACCGCAAGTACATCGAGAAGGATGCCGCCCTGGAGCGTCGGTTCCAGCCCGTCCAGGTGGGCGAGCCGAGCGTCGAGCACGCCATCGAGATCCTCAAGGGCCTGCGCGACCGGTACGAGGCGCACCACCGCATCTCGATCACCGACAGCGCGCTGGTGGCCGCCGCCACCCTGGCGGACCGGTACATCAACGACCGGTTCCTGCCGGACAAGGCGATCGACCTCATCGACGAGGCGGGCGCGCGCATGCGCATCCGCCGGATGACCGCTCCGCCGGACCTGCGGCAGTTCGACGACAAGATCGCCGACGCCCGCCGCGAGAAGGAATCGGCGATCGACGAGCAGGACTTCGAGAAGGCCGCGTCGCTGCGCGATAAGGAGAAGCAGCTCATCGGTGAGCGCGCCGAGCGCGAGAAGCAGTGGCGCGCCGGTGATCTCGACGTGGTTGCCGAGGTCGACGAGGAACAGATCGCGGAGGTCCTGGGCAACTGGACCGGTATCCCGGTGTTCAAGCTCACCGAGGAGGAGACCACCCGTCTGCTCCGCATGGAGGACGAGCTGCACAAGCGGATCATCGGCCAGGAGGACGCCGTCAAGGCGGTGTCCAAGGCGATCCGTCGCACTCGCGCCGGCCTGAAGGATCCGAAGCGCCCGTCGGGCTCGTTCATCTTCGCCGGCCCGTCCGGTGTGGGTAAGACGGAGCTGTCGAAGGCGCTGGCGAACTTCCTGTTCGGCGAGGACGATGCGCTCATCCAGATCGACATGGGCGAGTTCCACGACCGGTTCACCGCCTCGCGCCTGTTCGGCGCCCCTCCCGGGTACGTGGGCTACGAGGAGGGCGGCCAGCTCACCGAGAAGGTGCGCCGCAAGCCGTTCTCCGTGGTGTTGTTCGACGAGATCGAGAAGGCGCACAGCGAGATCTACAACACGCTGCTGCAGGTGCTGGAGGACGGTCGTCTCACCGACGGCCAGGGCCGCACCGTGGACTTCAAGAACACGGTCCTGATCTTCACGTCGAACCTCGGTACGGGCGATATCTCGAAGGCCGTCGGCCTGGGCTTCACCCAGGGCGATTCCGACGGGGCGAACTACGACCGGATGAAGCAGAAGGTCAACGACGAGCTGAAGAAGCACTTCCGCCCGGAGTTCCTCAACCGCATCGACGACATCGTCGTCTTCCACCAGCTGACCCAGCCGCAGATCATCGAGATGGTCGATCTGATGCTCAGCCGTGTGGCCGTGGCCCTGAAGAACAAGGACATGGAGATCGAGGTCACCGATCAGGCCAAGTCGCTGCTCGCCAAGCGCGGCTTCGACCCGGTGCTCGGTGCCCGTCCGCTGCGTCGCACCATCCAGCGGGAGATCGAGGACAACCTGTCCGAGAAGATCCTGTTCGGCGAGCTCGGCCCCGGCCAGATCGTCGTGGTCGACGTCGAGGGCTGGGACGGCGAGGGCAAGGGGGAGGACGCCAAGTTCGTCTTCTCCGGTAAGCCCAAGCCGGCGCCGGTCGAGTCCGAATCCTCCGACGATGCCGTGCCCGCGCTGGCCGGCGAGTCGCCGAGCGAGTCGGCGTAAGCATCACCGCGTAAGCACCGCCGAGGGGCCCGCCATCCGCAACCGGATGGCGGGCTCTTTCGTATCGCCGCACCACGGCGTGCGTGATCGCAAAGACGGGCGTACCCTCGGGGTGTCACATTCTCCTCGGGCTGGGTGGAGGTCGAGATGAGCAACCGCACGTTCCGTCAGTCACTGCTGTACTACCTTCGGGTCTTCGTGTCGCTGTGTGCGCTCACGGTGCCGGGCAGCACCGTGGGCTTCGTCCTCGCGGACTGATCGTCCCGGCCGAAAATCGGTCGCGCAGTCGCGGAGGTCGCTGGCACAGTCGGGTGTTCACCGA includes:
- a CDS encoding histone-like nucleoid-structuring protein Lsr2, translating into MARKVTVTLVDDVDDTQTADETVEFGLDGVTYEIDLSAKNAAQLRESLDTWIASARRSGGRKRGARAASAPRGRTPIDRSQSAAIRDWARGAGLKVNDRGRISQDVIDAYNEAN
- a CDS encoding ATP-dependent Clp protease ATP-binding subunit → MFERFTDRARRVVVLAQEEARMLNHNYIGTEHILLGLIHEGEGVAAKALESLGISLEGVRSQVEEIVGQGQQAPSGHIPFTPRAKKVLELSLREALQLGHNYIGTEHILLGLIREGEGVAAQVLVKLGADLNRVRQQVIQLLSGYQGKEGGEPAGAGARASSGGEAGTPSTSLVLDQFGRNLTAAAAQGKLDPVIGRSKEIERIMQVLSRRTKNNPVLIGEPGVGKTAVVEGLAQAIVNGNVPETLKDKQLYTLDLGSLVAGSRYRGDFEERLRKVLKEIDTRGDIILFIDELHTLVGAGAAEGAIDAASILKPKLARGELQTIGATTLDEYRKYIEKDAALERRFQPVQVGEPSVEHAIEILKGLRDRYEAHHRISITDSALVAAATLADRYINDRFLPDKAIDLIDEAGARMRIRRMTAPPDLRQFDDKIADARREKESAIDEQDFEKAASLRDKEKQLIGERAEREKQWRAGDLDVVAEVDEEQIAEVLGNWTGIPVFKLTEEETTRLLRMEDELHKRIIGQEDAVKAVSKAIRRTRAGLKDPKRPSGSFIFAGPSGVGKTELSKALANFLFGEDDALIQIDMGEFHDRFTASRLFGAPPGYVGYEEGGQLTEKVRRKPFSVVLFDEIEKAHSEIYNTLLQVLEDGRLTDGQGRTVDFKNTVLIFTSNLGTGDISKAVGLGFTQGDSDGANYDRMKQKVNDELKKHFRPEFLNRIDDIVVFHQLTQPQIIEMVDLMLSRVAVALKNKDMEIEVTDQAKSLLAKRGFDPVLGARPLRRTIQREIEDNLSEKILFGELGPGQIVVVDVEGWDGEGKGEDAKFVFSGKPKPAPVESESSDDAVPALAGESPSESA